DNA from Lentibacillus amyloliquefaciens:
TGTGTCAAAAGATGCCATTCATGTATTAATGGAAGGAACGCCCAAAAATGTCGAACTTGATGATATTGTACAAACAATCGAAAGTGTCCCCGAAGTTATTGCGATTCATGATTTGCATGTCTGGAGCATCACAAGCGGGGAAAATGCGCTGTCCTGTCACGCTGTTGTTGACGGAAAACTCTCAGTGCATGACAGTCAGGAATTGCTGCAAACGATTGAAAACAAGCTTGAGCATAAGGGGATTGGACATGTGACGGTCCAGATGGAAAGTGAGGAACACCCGCATGAAGACTCTCTGTTTTGCCGGACAGAACACGACGCCGGTGGATAAATAGCGTTGTTACTTCCGATTAGGCGGGAATATCTTCCCGAGAATGCCTGCCGATATTCTGTTACATCAATATAAATAGGCTTATGGATGAGCTCATCCATAAGCCTTTTCTTTCTTAAGAGGGATTTTATTCGGTTTAGTAGCCTTTGCCAACATATGCACTGCCAACGATGATGAGTAGGATGAACAATACGACAATCATGGCAAAGCCACCGCCGCCTCCTCCACAATAACCTTCACTCATTAAAAGCACCTCCTTAACATAGATAGTGGTATACTATGCATAAATTAAAATGTAGTGTGGATACTCAACTATTTTTCGGTTCATTATCTGCTTGTGGAATTTGGTGAAATAAACAAGGCTATAAAGCACTTTTTTTGTGAGTGCTTTTTTGTGTCGATTAAATATTATTAATTGAAAATTATTTCAATTCGGCATAATCCATGTTATGATTTGTTTGTTAATGAATTTAGCCCGCCTGTAACCGCAGTAAGCCCCCATCTCAAATGTTCGTGTATACGATGAAGATTAGGTGGGGGGGATGGCTGCCAGTAAATGTCCGAATTAGTTTATCTAACAATCAGTGGGGGGAAGAAAGAAAACCCCCACTGATTGAAGATTCACTTTATAAAATTTTTTATAATTCAAATATGAAGGGGATGATTTCATTGGCATCACGATCCAAATTTAAGGATCCGGGGTTCATATTGATGATTGTAATGATTGCTTATGCAGCTTTTGTATTCATCTGGTGGCCGACAGACATTTACATGCTTGACATTTCATTGGTTGCCTGGCTGATGTTTTTTGGATTATTTTTTTGGTTCCTGCTGGCGATTATTTACAGTCTCTGGATTGAAACAATCGAAAGCAGCAATGATTGATCAAGGATGCTTTTTTACTGGGAGGGGGTTAATAAATGCAAGTAACTGAAACGATTATTCTGCTTATCTATTTGATCGTTATGACACTTATGGGAATATACTTCTATAGACGGGCCCGGCAATCGGAAAACGATTATTTTACGGCAGGGCAGAGCATTAACACGTTTGTCGGGGCGTTTGCGATTTTCGCAGCGGTGGCCAGTTCCAGTTCTCTGATGGGGGCAGTTGGCTCGGGCGTTGCGTTAGGTGTGCCGTACTTTTTCACATATGCATTTGGTGTTATCGCAATCCTTCCATTTTCGATGTTTCTGGTTTCCGGTCAAATTCGGCGATCTGGTGTGAAAACGATTCCGCAGTTTTTTAAACAGCGGTTCGGGAAGCCTGTTCAAGTTGTTTCCGCGGCCATTGTAGTCATTGGTATGACTTTCTATATGGTACCGCAGCTGACTGCTTCCGGGTTGATTGGTCAGCACGTGCTGGGAATCGAATATACGACTGCAGTTATATTTTTGGGTTTAGGATTTACCCTTTATGCAGCACTTGGCGGTATGTGGGCCATTACCTATACTGACTTGATTCAGGGTTCCATCATGCTTATCGGAATTGTTGTTCTCGCTTTATTTATAGCCGTGGATCATAAT
Protein-coding regions in this window:
- a CDS encoding YjcZ family sporulation protein, producing MSEGYCGGGGGGFAMIVVLFILLIIVGSAYVGKGY